The region AACCTACCGGTCTTTGAGAGCCATTGATAGATATATCTTGCTCCCCCCTTCGGCCTCAGCCCTCTTACAGCAACTTCAAAGTCAGTGctaaataaaaggtaaaaataaaaatatatattattttagttatttaatatatattttttaaaagaatatgctaaacaaaatattaaaatgtcttttttcttttaaaaatattatttttacatatttcttaaaaaaaccaaaaccaataaagtagggtaaaaaaaaaaccaattaagaatagttatgtgaaaaaaataacattaaattcattgaagaaaatataaagCATTTATTTCGATCAAGTCTCTAAAATAATTTGCGAAATACATCATAGAAgataatatacataaaaaagttGTATAAGGATAAAGttcataaaacaattataaggaaaaacatgttattaaaatattcttattggttaaatgtataaataattGATCCAgttaactaataaaatttaatgcaATGAAATAAACTGGCAATACAGCtggcttttaaaattatttagaaaaaaagtaTTAGTGGAATATATTTACTCTAACATACCAGATATGCATTCTTAAAAttctatgaaaaaatatttaataacgatcataaaaaaatcatggataTCTCAGGCCAATATATTTGGTGTTGACATGAATCTCTAGcatttaaaaagcaaaagctAATCCCTCCTTGAGCAAGTACAAGGGgtgtgataaataaaaaaatataaaaaaatattatttgaattatttaatgataatttcacatgctaaaaaaatataaaataaaatgttaaaataccttttttttaaaaaaatgctatttttatatatttttcaaaaaaaccaaaaccaacaaactagaaccaataaaaaaataaaccaattaaatataactatataaaaaaattacatcaaattcattaaaataatatttatttttttcacttggtctttaaaatagtttttttctcatcacaatatgcataataaaaaaaaaaccatatttattgaattcaaaataCTATTTTACTCTTCAAAATAGCATCTTTCCCTCGGAGATGCTCTTTACATGCAGTTAATCAGCTTTGTTCAAGACATTATTGTCGTCGTGCTTCTCCCTCCACGCGGCACCGAAGATTCTTTGGTCACCACATGTATCAAAGCCACCAGATCAGACAAACCTAAACAACAAAAGATCAACAATTCTCCGCTAACTCAGTCCTCCTTCGCTAATGGAGTCAACAACAGtcatcttcctcttcctcctctttcTCCACCATCCTTCAGCTACATCATCAACACCCACCTCTATTTTCCCAAACGAAGCTCTCCCCAcaaaatcaggttatatccctGTCAAACCCAAAACCAACTCAGCTATTTTCTACACGTTTTACGAGGCTCAAAAACCGACTTCACCTCTTTCCCAAACCCCACTTCTCATCTGGCTCCAAGGTGGCCCTGGCTGCTCCTCCATGACTGGAAACTTCCTTGAACTTGGCCCTTATCGCGTTGTCGATTCGCAAGACAACGACCACCCTGCTCTTCAGCCTAATTTAGGCTCCTGGAACCGTATTTTTGGCCTCATTTTCATCGATAACCCAATAGGAACCGGATTTAGTATCGCTTCGAGCCCTGAAGAGATACCAAGAGATCAACACACTGTTGCTGAGCATCTCTTCGCCGCCATCTCTGAGTTTATTAAACTAGACCCAGTGTTCAAGACTCGGCCGATTTATATAACCGGAGAGAGTTATGCAGGAAAGTATGTTCCTGCAATTGGGTATTACATTTTGAAGAAGAATACGAAGCTGCCTGTGGCGAAACAAGTGAATCTGAAAGGTGTTGCTATAGGTAATGGGTTAACGGATCCGGTGACACAAGTCAAAACTCATGCCCTGAATGCTTACTTTTCTGGATTGATCAATGAGAGACAAAAGGGTGAACTGGAAGAAGCTCAAAGGGAGGCAGTTAAGTTGGTTAGAATGGGAAATTGGAGTGAGGCAACGGATGCAAGAAGTAGGGTCTTGAATTTGTTGCAAAACATGACAGGACTAGCCACTCTGTATGACTTCACTAGAAAAGTGCCTTACGAAACAGAATTGGTAACTAAATTGATGCAACTAGCCGAAGTGAAGGTTGCATTGAAGGCAAATGAATCTATAGTTTTTGAGGATTGTAGTGACACGGTGGGGGAAGCATTGCACGCAGATGTAATGAAGAGCGTTAAGTATATGGTGGAATTCTTGGTTAAGAAGAGTAACGTGTTGTTGTATCAAGGGCATTTTGATTTGAGAGATGGAGTGGTTTCAACAGAGGCTTGGGTCAAGACAATGAAATGGGAAGGGATAGGGAAGTACTTGATGGCTGAGAGGAAGGTGTGGAAAGTAAATGGTGTGCTTGCTGGGTATGTGCAGAAGTGGAAGAGTTTTAGCAATGCTGTGGTGTTAGGGGCTGGGCATCTTGTGCCTACTGACCAAGCAGTGAATTCTCAGGCTATGATAGAGGATTGGGTCCTGGAAAGGGGGGTCTTTGCTAATGTGGAAGGGGAGGATTCCGTGTCAGATTTCAGAGGAGCACTCTGAAATCAGTAAGCTGCTACTTTTGCTACTGTTGCAAGGGGAGGATTTCGTGTCAGGCATTGCAATAAACAAATCCCACGCTTCAAAGGGGCATTCTGAAATGAAATGAGTTGCTACTACTACTACTGTTACTGTTGCAAGGGGAGGGTTTCGTGTCAGACATTGCAAAGAACAAATCCCACGCTTCGTTTTCATCTATCACGCACCATCCAAgtgatgtttttatttgaacaacATGATGGGATTGTATCTGCTGgatcttgtttttatttgaattaacacGTTATTTAGAGAAGATAAAACTGAAATAACATCTTATCCAATTTCCTCTATCCATTCTGCCATCCATAGATGCTTCTGTAGACGCGACAGATTGTCATCAGACACTCTTCACCTTTTACCATATGAAATCTCAAGGTTCCTGGGAAATTCACCATACATGTAACTGGTATGGTATCTCTATAGCATCGCTCAGTAGCATATTGACTTTGAAAAccacttattttttatagttttacagGCAAGATCCATCCACCGAATATTTTTAACCTCGAGACTATTTTGCAACTCCATTTGTAGACTTCAAATAATTCTATGACTTAATCATTTCATCCCAAGTCCCTACTGCTTGTGTAACATTTCCCTTTCACTGGTAAGTGGAAAGAATATCCAGCCAGGGGGCAATCAATCCATGGTCTTATTTAGCAATGCCGAGCGTAACTCTTCTCCATCAAGCAACTGAAAGTTCATGGCCCAAAAAACAAACAGTAATTGAGTAAACGCgggataaaaattgaaaagaaactgGAATGCATGTCTCATGGCCAGTCCCCAGCGACGCTGCTACACAAGGCAATGGAATATGAGACCACCCTTCAATGGAGGAGCTCCCGAAGGAGGACCTCAACGTGTCCGGGCATTTATCTGCGACGTTTAATTTGGACTTTGCAAACATTGAACTTGTTTGCTCCAACCAATCAAGTTAGGGATTCCTTGGTCGAATCCCCCGTCACATTCACTctacaaaaattcaaatcataggAATATCTTAAACCCTAAGCCATAGAAAGATTACTGCAGAAGCGAATTTACGAAGACCTCAGATTAGCGTTTGGGCAAATTCCTCATTGCAAACAACCACCCATGTAGCAAGAACAGTATACATGGTGCGCAAAATATTGTTGTCGCAAGCTCCAGCCCAAACGTGTTTTCATTATTAGttcacaaatttaaaaagaaaaagaacagaatTGAAATATGCAATGGAATGGGCTCTGCAATGGCGTTTGGAGGCGGGTTTCTGAAGAGGGAAAGACGGGTTATGCAAGAAGAGAAGTTCGGTCCTAAAAAACTGTGAACTCGAATCACTTTCATGAACAACCCTTCCAAGCACAAGACCCGTACTATGATGCcattggattttgattttgagggCTGTAATAAAGACTGGGCATCCAGCAGAGAACCTACCGGTCTTTGAGAGCCATTGATAGATATATCTTGCTCTCCCCTTCGGCCTCAGCCCTCTTACAGCAACTTCAAAGTCAGTGctaaataaaaggtaaaaataaaaatatatattattttagttttttaatatatatatttttcatggaaatgctaaacaaattattaaaatgtcttttttcttttaaaaatactatttttacatatttttttttaaaaaccaaaactaataaaatagagtcaaagaaaaaaaataaatcaattaagaa is a window of Populus nigra chromosome 10, ddPopNigr1.1, whole genome shotgun sequence DNA encoding:
- the LOC133705900 gene encoding serine carboxypeptidase-like 50, translated to MESTTVIFLFLLFLHHPSATSSTPTSIFPNEALPTKSGYIPVKPKTNSAIFYTFYEAQKPTSPLSQTPLLIWLQGGPGCSSMTGNFLELGPYRVVDSQDNDHPALQPNLGSWNRIFGLIFIDNPIGTGFSIASSPEEIPRDQHTVAEHLFAAISEFIKLDPVFKTRPIYITGESYAGKYVPAIGYYILKKNTKLPVAKQVNLKGVAIGNGLTDPVTQVKTHALNAYFSGLINERQKGELEEAQREAVKLVRMGNWSEATDARSRVLNLLQNMTGLATLYDFTRKVPYETELVTKLMQLAEVKVALKANESIVFEDCSDTVGEALHADVMKSVKYMVEFLVKKSNVLLYQGHFDLRDGVVSTEAWVKTMKWEGIGKYLMAERKVWKVNGVLAGYVQKWKSFSNAVVLGAGHLVPTDQAVNSQAMIEDWVLERGVFANVEGEDSVSDFRGAL